One Helianthus annuus cultivar XRQ/B chromosome 12, HanXRQr2.0-SUNRISE, whole genome shotgun sequence genomic region harbors:
- the LOC110896050 gene encoding high affinity nitrate transporter 2.5: MEISQNSDTDHRKFALPVDSEHKATEFRLFSIATPHMRAFHLSWISFFACFVSTFAAPPLLPIIRDNLNLTATDIGNAGIAAVSGAVFARVAMGTACDLFGPRLASSSLILLTAPAVYLSAIANSPSAFLMVRFFTGFSLATFVSTQFWMSSMFSPNVVGTANGLSGGWGNLGGGATQLIMPLVYSLIHDNIGSTKFTAWRIAFFIPAFFQTLSAYAIFFLGQDMPDGNYVRLEKSGEKHKDSFSQVFYHAITNYRGWILALTYGYCFGVELTIDNIIAQYFYDRFNVNLHTAGIIAASFGLANLFSRPGGGILSDWVAKRFGMRGRLWTLWVVQMIGGLLCLLLGKIGSLSGSVAVMLVFSVFVQAACGLTFGVVPFVSRRSLGVISGMTGGGGNVGAVLTQVIFFRGSRYSTEEGISLMGVMIMCCTLVILFIYFPQWGGLFCGPKKGVTEEDYYLAEWTAAEKEQGFHKMSMKFSENSRRERGKKGASVPVLSDKDTPPTIV, encoded by the exons ATGGAAATCTCACAAAATTCCGATACCGATCATCGGAAATTCGCTCTTCCGGTTGACTCCGAACACAAAGCAACCGAATTCCGGTTGTTTTCGATCGCTACGCCTCACATGAGAGCCTTCCATCTCTCCTGGATATCTTTCTTTGCATGTTTCGTTTCGACTTTCGCAGCTCCCCCACTCCTCCCAATTATCCGAGACAATCTCAATCTAACCGCTACCGACATCGGTAATGCTGGGATTGCAGCCGTTTCGGGTGCGGTTTTCGCTCGTGTAGCGATGGGGACCGCTTGTGACCTCTTCGGTCCACGCCTAGCCTCATCCTCCCTCATCCTCCTCACCGCTCCAGCCGTCTACCTTAGCGCAATCGCTAACTCCCCATCCGCGTTCCTAATGGTCCGGTTTTTCACTGGATTCTCATTAGCCACGTTCGTTTCGACCCAATTCTGGATGAGCTCAATGTTCTCACCGAACGTTGTTGGAACCGCGAACGGGCTCTCCGGTGGGTGGGGCAACCTCGGTGGAGGCGCGACACAGCTGATCATGCCACTAGTATACTCTCTAATCCACGACAACATTGGTTCAACCAAATTCACTGCTTGGAGAATAGCGTTTTTTATTCCGGCTTTTTTTCAAACACTTAGCGCGTACGCCATATTTTTTCTAGGACAAGACATGCCTGACGGAAACTACGTCCGACTCGAAAAATCCGGTGAGAAACACAAAGACAGCTTCTCGCAG GTCTTCTATCACGCGATTACAAATTACAGAGGATGGATTTTGGCGTTGACTTACGGGTACTGTTTCGGGGTGGAACTAACGATTGATAATATTATCGCACAGTATTTTTACGACAGGTTTAATGTTAACTTGCATACTGCGGGGATAATTGCTGCGAGTTTTGGGTTGGCGAATTTGTTTTCGAGGCCTGGAGGTGGGATATTGTCGGATTGGGTGGCGAAGAGGTTCGGGATGAGGGGGAGATTGTGGACGTTGTGGGTGGTTCAGATGATTGGTGGGTTGTTGTGTTTGTTGTTGGGGAAGATTGGTTCGTTGAGTGGTTCGGTTGCTGTGATGCTTGTGTTTTCTGTTTTTGTTCAAGCAGCTTGTGGTCTTACGTTTGGTGTTGTGCCGTTTGTTTCCCGAAG GTCATTAGGGGTGATATCGGGGATGACTGGTGGTGGAGGAAACGTAGGGGCCGTTTTGACACAAGTGATATTCTTCAGGGGGTCAAGATACTCAACAGAAGAAGGTATTTCTCTAATGGGAGTAATGATCATGTGTTGCACCCTTGTAATTCTTTTCATATACTTCCCTCAATGGGGTGGTTTATTTTGTGGGCCGAAAAAAGGAGTAACCGAGGAAGATTATTATTTGGCCGAATGGACCGCGGCTGAAAAAGAACAAGGATTTCACAAAATGAGTATGAAATTTTCGGAAAATAGTCGAAGGGAAAGAGGGAAAAAAGGTGCATCTGTTCCGGTTCTATCTGACAAAGATACCCCTCCAACTATCGTATAA